A single genomic interval of bacterium harbors:
- a CDS encoding alpha/beta hydrolase has protein sequence MTWQVWLGDLVCVKLQLMGIKEFFSKKEVFPKQDATNGQRDPLEDPLVLSFIFHPRRDLSGPCQSPGVQDVLFQVSPEIQIGARFYAGAREFPNLIFFHGNGEIASDYDEIAGLYLQRHLNLMVVDYRGYGRSTGIPTLSNMLQDAMDLMDPICEWLSSRGFGSARWVMGRSLGSCPAIHVAGQRTDVLSGLVVESGFADTLGLLYRIGFPTGALEIPQQWRHFNLSGIARVKLPTLIIHGEWDQIIPLKDGLALFDACKAERKEMVVIPKAGHNDLLWVGMEQYMGAVEGFIGKG, from the coding sequence ATGACATGGCAGGTATGGCTAGGTGATCTGGTTTGTGTTAAATTGCAGCTCATGGGCATAAAGGAGTTCTTCTCAAAAAAAGAAGTTTTTCCCAAGCAGGATGCAACAAACGGGCAGAGGGATCCCCTTGAAGATCCATTGGTGCTCTCTTTTATATTTCATCCCAGAAGGGATCTCTCCGGGCCTTGCCAGAGCCCAGGGGTCCAGGATGTGCTGTTCCAGGTTTCCCCAGAGATCCAAATAGGAGCCAGGTTTTATGCTGGAGCCAGGGAATTTCCCAACTTGATCTTCTTCCACGGCAACGGAGAGATAGCCAGTGATTATGATGAAATAGCAGGCCTTTACCTTCAGCGCCATTTGAATCTGATGGTGGTGGATTACAGGGGCTACGGCAGAAGCACCGGCATTCCCACTCTCAGCAACATGCTTCAAGACGCCATGGATCTCATGGATCCCATTTGCGAGTGGCTGTCCTCCAGGGGTTTTGGCTCTGCCAGATGGGTCATGGGGCGTTCTTTGGGGAGCTGTCCGGCCATCCATGTGGCTGGACAAAGAACGGATGTGCTGAGCGGCCTGGTGGTGGAAAGCGGCTTTGCAGACACATTGGGCTTGCTCTACAGGATAGGGTTTCCCACAGGTGCATTGGAGATTCCTCAGCAGTGGAGGCATTTCAACCTGAGTGGAATAGCCCGGGTGAAGCTTCCCACTTTGATAATTCACGGGGAGTGGGATCAGATAATTCCCCTGAAGGACGGCCTTGCCCTCTTTGATGCTTGCAAGGCCGAACGCAAAGAGATGGTGGTGATTCCAAAGGCAGGACACAATGATCTTCTCTGGGTCGGAATGGAGCAATACATGGGGGCCGTGGAGGGTTTCATAGGAAAGGGCTAA
- the greA gene encoding transcription elongation factor GreA, protein MENVPITKAGYDQLYQELERLRTVELQKNAGQIQKAREFGDISENSEYSAAKEQQAFLNGRIMKLQEMLSKVTIVPTDNLPKDRVVFGSKVKVQELDTGKVGVYQLVGPYESAPEKGLLSVTSPIGKALIGKEPGEVVELKTPGGLKELEILEILP, encoded by the coding sequence ATGGAAAACGTGCCGATCACCAAGGCGGGCTATGATCAACTTTACCAGGAGCTGGAGAGGCTTAGAACAGTGGAGCTTCAAAAGAACGCCGGGCAGATTCAGAAAGCCAGGGAATTTGGAGATATTTCGGAAAATTCCGAGTATTCAGCCGCCAAGGAACAGCAGGCCTTTTTAAACGGCAGGATAATGAAGCTCCAGGAAATGCTCTCCAAGGTGACCATTGTTCCCACAGACAACCTTCCCAAAGATCGGGTGGTCTTCGGCAGCAAGGTGAAGGTGCAGGAGCTGGATACTGGGAAGGTTGGGGTCTACCAGCTGGTGGGCCCCTATGAGTCTGCTCCGGAAAAGGGGCTCCTTTCGGTAACATCTCCCATAGGCAAGGCTCTCATCGGCAAAGAGCCGGGAGAGGTGGTGGAGCTTAAGACACCAGGGGGGTTAAAGGAGCTGGAGATCCTGGAGATCCTGCCCTGA
- a CDS encoding transposase — protein sequence MERLNLKINRAYLLKEAFRRFWNYLHPAWANRFLQQWFWWATHSRLQPMRNFAWMLRRHQENILSYFKVRIDNGAVEALNNKAKAISHRAFGYRTAETFKLALYHGLGKLPMPQLTHKFL from the coding sequence TTGGAAAGGCTTAATCTGAAGATTAATCGGGCGTATTTGCTCAAGGAGGCATTTCGGAGGTTTTGGAATTACCTCCATCCTGCATGGGCCAACAGATTCCTTCAGCAGTGGTTCTGGTGGGCCACTCATTCCAGGTTACAGCCTATGAGGAATTTTGCTTGGATGCTACGCCGCCATCAGGAAAATATCCTCAGCTACTTCAAGGTTCGAATCGACAACGGTGCAGTAGAAGCCCTCAATAACAAGGCCAAGGCCATCAGCCACAGAGCCTTTGGTTATCGTACGGCAGAAACTTTTAAACTCGCTCTCTACCACGGCTTGGGCAAGCTCCCTATGCCACAGTTAACCCACAAATTCTTGTGA
- a CDS encoding DUF1538 domain-containing protein, translated as MSVERGKSKDGTTVSERESSANTASRQITFGQRFEILAQYVKSKLLEQVKSVAVIISYLVLFQTLILGMEILDAWSIALGVVVIVVGLAFFMEGLVLGIMPLGEIIGLRLPEKSNLGTVLFVALVLGVGATFAEPAIGILKNAGLGVKPWEAPVLFLALNKYSHYLVWAVGLGVGVSVLLGMLRYLYGWSLKPFIYLLVTCLLAVTGWAYLDPKLVSMSGLSWDCGAVTTGPVTVPLILALGIGVCRVVGRESLENSGFGVVTLASLFPVVSVLVLGIGLAQVAPEPMSREDFFNHANRAKILPLFRDEDQLVRYVMENGSDKDQSLFWNDNREEMAAFIKSLCLDEGRMRRVFGEEIGAFHHWILRKASGQQRGWISEVKPELLNRSQEEISGQRGRIGQLIYKNILISSQAVIPLVGFLLLVLLLVLRERLPQSDEILLGIFLALVGMTLFNMGMETGLTRLGNQVGDRLPVSFKSISLPEKTVIIENFDEKNIQTALDEHGKEHKFFYWKTNGRIEAVTVDDSRIDAQRKTYTHVPVRGPILGKEKGWQGILLIILFALIMGYGATLAEPALNALGLAVEEITVGTFRKNTLIHAVALGVGMGMCLGVLKIVLGIPLFWLLAPLYLLALILTRCSTEEMVNIAWDSAGVTTGPVTVPLVLAMGLGLGTQVEVVEGFGILAMASVGPILTVLTVGLRLGRTDKIIVEKTLQ; from the coding sequence GTGTCTGTGGAAAGAGGCAAATCCAAGGACGGAACTACTGTGTCTGAAAGAGAATCATCCGCCAATACGGCAAGTAGGCAAATAACCTTTGGGCAGCGCTTTGAGATCCTGGCACAGTATGTCAAGAGCAAGCTGCTCGAGCAGGTAAAGTCCGTGGCTGTCATCATTTCCTATCTAGTTCTATTCCAGACCCTCATCTTGGGGATGGAAATCCTGGATGCCTGGAGCATAGCCCTCGGTGTGGTGGTAATAGTGGTAGGTTTGGCTTTTTTCATGGAGGGTCTGGTGCTGGGCATCATGCCTCTTGGTGAAATAATTGGTCTGAGGCTTCCGGAGAAAAGCAACCTTGGGACCGTGTTGTTTGTGGCCCTTGTCCTGGGTGTTGGAGCCACCTTCGCCGAGCCGGCCATAGGAATCCTGAAGAATGCAGGGCTTGGTGTGAAGCCTTGGGAGGCTCCTGTGCTCTTTTTGGCCCTGAACAAATATTCCCACTATCTGGTTTGGGCAGTGGGACTAGGAGTGGGTGTTTCGGTCCTGCTGGGAATGTTGCGCTACCTCTATGGTTGGTCTCTCAAGCCTTTCATCTACCTGCTTGTGACATGCCTTCTGGCTGTCACGGGATGGGCCTACCTGGATCCCAAACTGGTCTCCATGTCCGGTCTTTCCTGGGATTGCGGAGCGGTAACCACAGGACCTGTCACAGTGCCTTTGATCCTGGCACTGGGGATAGGTGTTTGTCGCGTGGTGGGCCGAGAGAGCCTAGAGAACTCAGGGTTTGGTGTGGTGACCCTGGCATCCCTGTTCCCGGTGGTGAGTGTTCTGGTCTTGGGCATCGGCCTGGCCCAAGTGGCTCCAGAACCCATGAGCAGAGAGGATTTCTTCAATCACGCAAACCGTGCCAAGATCCTTCCTCTTTTTCGGGATGAAGATCAACTTGTTAGGTACGTCATGGAAAACGGAAGCGACAAGGATCAATCCTTATTTTGGAATGATAACAGGGAAGAGATGGCGGCTTTCATCAAGTCGCTTTGTTTGGATGAGGGTAGGATGAGAAGAGTTTTTGGGGAAGAAATAGGCGCCTTCCATCACTGGATTCTTAGAAAGGCATCAGGCCAACAACGGGGCTGGATCTCAGAGGTGAAGCCCGAGTTGTTGAACCGAAGCCAGGAGGAGATCTCTGGACAAAGGGGTCGAATCGGTCAGTTGATCTACAAGAACATTTTGATTTCATCGCAGGCAGTTATTCCCCTTGTGGGGTTCTTACTCTTGGTTCTCTTGCTGGTACTGCGTGAAAGATTGCCTCAGTCCGACGAGATCCTGCTGGGGATCTTCTTGGCCCTGGTGGGAATGACGCTCTTTAACATGGGGATGGAAACCGGGCTTACAAGGCTGGGGAATCAGGTGGGGGATAGATTGCCTGTGTCCTTCAAGAGCATCTCGTTGCCTGAGAAAACGGTGATAATAGAGAATTTCGATGAGAAGAATATTCAAACAGCTCTGGATGAACACGGCAAAGAGCACAAGTTTTTTTACTGGAAAACAAATGGCCGAATAGAGGCGGTCACTGTGGATGACAGCAGGATCGATGCCCAGAGGAAAACATATACTCATGTGCCTGTAAGAGGCCCTATTCTGGGCAAGGAGAAGGGTTGGCAGGGGATACTTCTCATAATCCTCTTTGCCTTGATCATGGGCTACGGAGCCACTTTGGCGGAGCCAGCCCTCAATGCCCTTGGCCTGGCTGTAGAAGAAATCACGGTGGGCACTTTCAGAAAAAACACGCTCATTCATGCGGTGGCCCTTGGGGTTGGAATGGGCATGTGCCTGGGAGTTCTAAAGATAGTATTGGGCATTCCGTTGTTTTGGTTACTAGCTCCTCTTTACCTACTGGCATTGATCCTCACAAGGTGCTCCACCGAAGAAATGGTTAACATCGCATGGGACAGTGCGGGGGTTACCACGGGTCCTGTTACCGTTCCTCTGGTCTTGGCCATGGGCCTGGGCTTGGGAACCCAGGTGGAGGTGGTGGAGGGCTTTGGCATCTTGGCCATGGCCTCGGTGGGGCCAATTCTCACGGTGCTGACCGTTGGGCTTCGGCTGGGACGAACAGACAAGATCATCGTTGAGAAGACTTTGCAGTGA
- a CDS encoding RDD family protein has translation MGNYREEDDKGSNLRSEGVDELKNSSSMGPAPCSQESHERPLARTGELHNSWDLVTARLGDRFIALMLDTVLLLSLAALVGMYAASRLGGITDHGFSLEGKPALVALAAMLVLGFAYHWLMEGLTGATLGKALMGLRVMGPTGRPCGLKASLVRNLLRVLDGLGLYLVGLVVAIFSKKRKRLGDHLGKTVVVEFPISGLLKASTFLLWILGTAAGIWFSYSIHSQASLAKSELQGPGPHFAEGSRESVGIKAEPLQGASLAQTSQALSVVNLELFGEDHKTQKRDGPFEPGKKLTAKFQVVGFTTDPKGEARLFFDVVALDPEGLALYENWRPTFQGSPGSPEGAIPANMELDIPVYAPSGLYKLVIKVRDDIKKNETQVVKEFSVRSPLWALPRGLEVRDFTFSGSENGPPLPKAQIQGGKRLYMAFKVAGLQFRDDRPALSIDMQVLDPEGELLLNQPGIVELRDPVRYHPATFFARITSWLDFPDETPRGVYTVRYLLHDGNSGASLTHEAKIEVK, from the coding sequence ATGGGCAATTACAGAGAAGAAGATGATAAGGGCTCAAATCTCAGAAGTGAAGGAGTTGATGAGTTAAAGAACTCTTCCTCCATGGGGCCTGCGCCATGTTCCCAGGAATCCCACGAGAGGCCATTGGCAAGGACAGGCGAGTTACACAATTCCTGGGATCTGGTCACAGCCAGACTTGGGGACCGGTTCATAGCCCTCATGCTGGATACGGTCTTGCTCTTGTCCCTGGCAGCCCTGGTTGGGATGTATGCGGCCTCCAGGCTGGGGGGAATAACAGATCATGGCTTTTCCTTGGAAGGCAAGCCTGCTCTGGTGGCACTGGCCGCCATGTTGGTGCTGGGCTTCGCTTATCATTGGCTCATGGAGGGACTGACCGGTGCCACCTTGGGCAAGGCACTCATGGGCCTGCGTGTGATGGGGCCCACGGGCAGGCCCTGCGGGCTTAAGGCCTCCCTGGTAAGGAATCTGCTGAGGGTCCTGGACGGGCTAGGGCTGTATTTGGTGGGTTTAGTAGTTGCAATCTTCTCCAAGAAACGTAAGAGATTGGGAGACCACCTGGGCAAGACAGTAGTGGTGGAGTTTCCTATTTCCGGTCTTCTTAAGGCCTCAACCTTCCTTTTATGGATTCTGGGCACAGCAGCAGGAATCTGGTTTTCTTACAGCATCCACTCACAGGCTTCCCTGGCCAAATCAGAGCTGCAGGGCCCAGGGCCCCACTTTGCGGAAGGTTCAAGGGAATCTGTGGGAATTAAAGCAGAGCCTCTTCAGGGTGCAAGTCTGGCGCAGACTTCCCAGGCTCTCTCGGTGGTAAATCTGGAACTTTTTGGAGAAGACCACAAGACTCAGAAGCGTGATGGTCCCTTTGAGCCTGGCAAGAAGCTCACGGCCAAGTTTCAGGTAGTAGGCTTCACCACGGACCCCAAGGGTGAGGCCAGGCTTTTTTTTGATGTGGTGGCATTGGATCCTGAGGGGCTTGCTCTGTACGAAAACTGGAGGCCCACCTTTCAGGGTTCTCCAGGCTCACCAGAGGGAGCCATCCCGGCCAACATGGAGTTGGATATCCCGGTTTATGCTCCATCGGGGCTTTACAAGCTGGTCATAAAAGTCAGGGATGATATCAAAAAGAACGAAACCCAAGTTGTGAAGGAATTTTCGGTCAGGTCTCCCCTCTGGGCTTTACCCAGGGGCCTGGAGGTGCGGGACTTCACCTTTTCAGGCAGCGAGAATGGCCCGCCCCTTCCCAAAGCCCAGATTCAGGGGGGCAAGAGGCTCTATATGGCCTTTAAGGTAGCCGGATTGCAGTTTCGAGATGACCGACCGGCTCTGTCCATTGATATGCAGGTATTGGATCCCGAGGGGGAGTTGCTCCTTAATCAACCTGGCATAGTGGAACTCAGGGATCCAGTGCGGTACCATCCTGCCACCTTCTTTGCCAGAATAACTTCTTGGTTGGATTTCCCGGATGAAACCCCCAGGGGTGTTTACACGGTTCGATATCTCCTGCATGACGGAAACTCCGGGGCCAGCCTAACGCACGAGGCCAAAATAGAAGTGAAATGA
- a CDS encoding undecaprenyl-diphosphate phosphatase translates to MKKFLRIWAWAVFFFLFIVQAHGVINLSSQRPMHDSGMTFMQALVLGVVEGLTEYLPVSSTGHLLLAQRVMGISGEKDFRAGNPLRKEASDAYAVCIQGGAILAVLLLYWGRISSMATGLLGKHTQGLNLALKLGLAFLPAAVVGLLFEGVIKRYLFGAWPIVVAWFAGGVLILWFSRRNVAGAELGRGLEDLGWKGAVLIGLIQCTAMWPGVSRSLATILGGLVVGLSLGAAVEFSFLLGMLTLGAATIYDMLSHGRLMLQFFQPVSMAGGFLAAFFSAVVAVRWMVGYLQKHGLQIFGYYRMVLAVAVSILLLLGVF, encoded by the coding sequence ATGAAAAAGTTCCTAAGGATCTGGGCTTGGGCTGTGTTCTTTTTTCTATTCATCGTCCAGGCCCATGGCGTGATCAATCTGAGCTCTCAAAGACCCATGCATGACTCGGGCATGACATTTATGCAGGCCTTGGTCCTGGGTGTAGTGGAAGGCCTCACCGAGTACCTGCCTGTGAGTTCCACCGGACACCTGCTTCTTGCCCAAAGGGTCATGGGAATCAGCGGCGAGAAGGACTTTCGAGCTGGGAATCCCCTCAGAAAAGAAGCCTCTGATGCCTATGCAGTCTGCATACAGGGGGGGGCCATCCTTGCGGTCTTGCTCTTGTACTGGGGGAGGATCAGCTCTATGGCCACCGGTCTCCTGGGCAAGCATACCCAAGGACTCAACCTGGCCCTTAAACTGGGCTTGGCCTTCCTGCCCGCAGCAGTGGTGGGACTTCTTTTTGAAGGTGTCATAAAAAGATACCTCTTTGGAGCATGGCCCATCGTGGTAGCATGGTTTGCAGGTGGAGTCCTGATCCTTTGGTTCTCGAGGCGCAATGTAGCAGGCGCGGAGCTGGGACGAGGGCTGGAAGATCTTGGTTGGAAAGGGGCTGTCCTCATAGGGCTCATACAGTGCACGGCCATGTGGCCGGGGGTGAGCAGGAGTCTTGCTACCATTTTGGGAGGACTGGTGGTGGGACTCTCCCTTGGAGCGGCCGTGGAGTTCAGTTTCCTTCTGGGCATGCTCACCCTTGGAGCAGCCACCATCTATGACATGCTATCCCATGGAAGACTAATGCTGCAGTTTTTCCAGCCTGTTTCCATGGCCGGTGGGTTTTTGGCTGCTTTTTTCTCGGCTGTGGTGGCCGTGAGGTGGATGGTAGGATATCTGCAGAAACATGGGCTTCAGATCTTCGGTTATTACAGGATGGTCTTGGCTGTGGCTGTATCCATCCTGCTTCTTTTGGGGGTATTTTAG
- a CDS encoding BON domain-containing protein → MKKINPLRLVTLLLLGLSLSCSSTPAPSTSAGLDDDLITAEVLERISLEPSLRSAFINVQTSQGIVTLRGMVEDGIDRSLAESLASKVEGVKAVRNLLETKRQGRHPFFRRW, encoded by the coding sequence TTGAAAAAAATCAATCCGCTTAGGCTTGTCACGTTATTGCTTCTGGGCTTGAGCTTATCTTGCAGCAGCACTCCGGCTCCCTCCACTTCGGCTGGATTGGATGATGATCTCATCACAGCGGAGGTGCTTGAGAGGATTAGCCTGGAGCCCTCCTTGAGAAGTGCCTTCATCAATGTTCAGACCAGCCAAGGCATAGTTACCCTAAGAGGCATGGTGGAAGATGGCATAGACCGCAGCCTGGCCGAATCCCTGGCCTCCAAGGTGGAGGGAGTAAAGGCAGTGAGAAACCTCTTGGAGACAAAAAGACAGGGCCGCCATCCCTTTTTCAGAAGATGGTAA
- a CDS encoding HDIG domain-containing metalloprotein, whose amino-acid sequence MSPEHRPTREEAWNLLLEFNGNESLIKHALCVEGVMRYMARRRGEDEEKWAVIGLVHDLDYEKYPQEHCKKTPQILEERGWPQEYIRAIVSHGWGLCSDVEPREEMEKVLYAVDELTGLITAVALVRPSRSVMDLEVKSVKKKWKDKAFAAGVNRAVIEKGAAMLGMDVWQLTEEVIQGMREVAKAIGLEGEP is encoded by the coding sequence ATGAGCCCGGAGCACAGACCCACCAGGGAAGAGGCCTGGAACTTACTTTTGGAATTCAATGGAAATGAAAGTCTTATCAAACATGCGCTTTGTGTTGAGGGCGTGATGAGGTATATGGCCCGAAGACGTGGTGAAGACGAGGAGAAATGGGCAGTAATAGGGCTGGTGCACGATCTAGATTATGAGAAGTATCCTCAGGAGCATTGCAAGAAGACCCCGCAGATTCTAGAGGAAAGAGGATGGCCTCAAGAATACATCAGGGCCATAGTCTCCCATGGATGGGGTCTTTGCAGCGATGTGGAACCCAGGGAAGAAATGGAGAAGGTTCTCTATGCTGTGGACGAGCTCACTGGCCTCATAACAGCAGTGGCGCTGGTGAGACCCTCTCGCAGCGTGATGGATCTGGAAGTCAAGTCAGTCAAAAAGAAATGGAAGGACAAGGCCTTTGCTGCTGGGGTAAATCGCGCGGTCATAGAGAAGGGGGCAGCCATGCTGGGAATGGATGTGTGGCAGCTCACAGAAGAGGTCATTCAGGGCATGCGAGAGGTGGCCAAGGCTATAGGGCTAGAGGGAGAGCCATGA
- a CDS encoding ACT domain-containing protein, which yields MYRETQIVAFLKNAPGQLAGLCQLLREKDINILGMSIQNAEDYVRGLLKARELTGRRIATAASYGSIIRDSEDYSVIRFVVERNQSQQAVRVLEEAGYPVETTPVLVIILENRPGSLGETAAAFAREGINIDYVYGSVLSGSASSLFIVHVKEEDLERAASLFQAE from the coding sequence ATGTACCGCGAGACACAGATAGTTGCTTTTCTCAAGAACGCCCCAGGCCAGCTGGCCGGGCTTTGTCAACTTCTTAGGGAAAAGGACATAAACATACTGGGCATGAGCATCCAGAACGCTGAGGATTACGTGCGGGGATTGCTCAAGGCCAGGGAGCTAACAGGCCGGCGCATTGCCACTGCAGCCAGTTACGGATCCATAATCCGGGATTCTGAAGACTACTCGGTGATCCGTTTTGTGGTGGAAAGGAATCAAAGCCAACAGGCCGTGAGGGTCCTGGAAGAGGCCGGTTACCCTGTGGAGACTACGCCGGTGTTGGTTATCATTCTGGAAAACCGGCCAGGAAGCCTGGGGGAAACTGCCGCTGCCTTTGCACGGGAGGGTATCAACATAGACTACGTGTATGGTTCTGTGCTGAGCGGCTCGGCCAGTTCACTGTTCATAGTGCATGTGAAGGAGGAAGACCTGGAACGCGCGGCCAGTTTGTTCCAAGCCGAATGA
- the moaA gene encoding GTP 3',8-cyclase MoaA, protein MLIDPFQRVIDYLRISVTDRCNLRCLYCMPQDGIEPLPHQEILTYEEILRVARVAVGLGISKVRLTGGEPLVRRDLERLVSKLAGIDGIRDLSMTTNGVLLEQRARSLRDAGLKRINISLDSLNPERYRAITRGGDLGKVWAGILAALEAGMHPVKINVVAMDEHNGDEILSFARLSISWPIEVRFIERMPLGTQGRCQSDGFLSAESILRRLEEAFFLEPLEMRTGNGPAQLYRIEKGLGTIGIIAPMTRHFCSSCNRLRLTPDGRLRVCLFSDHEVDIKGLLRSGASDRMLMERIQEAISRKPSQGSPGPQADLRVKKCVRPMSRIGG, encoded by the coding sequence ATGCTGATTGATCCTTTTCAGAGGGTAATAGATTATCTTCGTATTTCGGTGACGGACAGGTGCAATCTGCGGTGCCTTTACTGCATGCCGCAGGATGGGATAGAACCGCTACCTCACCAAGAGATTCTGACCTACGAGGAGATCCTGAGGGTGGCCCGGGTGGCCGTTGGGCTGGGCATCAGCAAAGTGCGTCTTACCGGTGGGGAGCCGCTGGTGCGCAGGGATCTGGAGCGCCTTGTAAGCAAGTTGGCTGGCATAGATGGCATAAGAGATCTGAGTATGACCACCAATGGTGTGCTCCTGGAACAAAGAGCCAGGTCTTTGCGAGATGCGGGCCTGAAACGTATAAACATCAGTCTGGATTCACTGAATCCTGAGCGATATAGGGCCATAACCCGAGGCGGGGACTTGGGAAAGGTCTGGGCGGGCATACTGGCTGCCCTGGAAGCCGGCATGCACCCTGTTAAGATAAACGTGGTGGCCATGGATGAGCACAACGGAGACGAGATTCTCTCTTTCGCCAGGCTCAGCATAAGCTGGCCCATAGAGGTTCGTTTCATAGAGCGTATGCCCTTGGGTACCCAGGGCCGTTGCCAGAGTGACGGTTTTCTCTCAGCAGAGTCCATCCTGAGAAGATTGGAAGAGGCCTTCTTCTTGGAACCACTTGAGATGAGAACTGGCAATGGTCCTGCTCAGCTCTATCGCATTGAAAAAGGCCTTGGAACCATAGGCATCATCGCCCCCATGACCAGGCATTTCTGTAGCTCCTGCAATCGACTAAGACTCACCCCTGATGGCCGACTGCGGGTCTGCCTCTTCTCAGACCATGAGGTGGATATCAAGGGGCTGCTGCGATCTGGAGCATCCGACAGAATGCTCATGGAAAGAATTCAGGAGGCCATCTCCAGGAAGCCATCCCAGGGAAGCCCAGGCCCTCAGGCAGACCTTCGCGTAAAAAAGTGTGTAAGGCCCATGAGCCGAATAGGAGGTTGA